The Arcobacter sp. F155 nucleotide sequence CAAGTTTCTTTGAATAATATCCTCAACTTCTTTTACTCTATCACTAATGATTTGAACCATTTTTTTAGTCATTGGAACAGGTAATAATTCATAAGATTGCTTACCATTCATAGAAGAGAAAGAAAGATGTTCAGAATAATATTCTATTTCATATCTATCTAGAAAAGTTTTCATCTGTTTGATGAATTTTTTATTTAATCCATCAACAGATCCAATAGACAAAGATAAACCGTGTGCGACTGTTGGTCTCGAAAATACAGCTTCTTCAAAAGCCTTTTCATAAACCTTAGGCATATGCATCCAGTTTTCAGGAGTAACTTCCCACCAATCTGGTTGGAAATCACTACTTTCAACATCTAGTAAAAAGTCACTTCTTAGGCCTAAGCCACACCCTTTAATGTTTATCATCTACTTGTCTTCACCATTTCACCCGCACTTACCAGCGCCACAAGAACCTTTAACTTTTTGTTTAGCTTCTTTTTTCATCATGTTTTGCTGTTTCATTTCTTGGCCTTTGTCGTTTGCACCACATTTACCAGCTCCACAAGCTCCAGAAGCTTTTTTACCTGCATTACCTGACATTTCATCATTTGAACCGCATTTACCAGCTCCGCAAGCACCCTTTTTTTCCATTTTTTTAGCTTCACCACCACATTTTCCAGCTCCACAAGAACCATTACCTGCGTATGCTCCTGTACTTGATAGTGCTGCACCTAAAAGTACACCAGCTAATTTTAATTTTGCTTTATTTTTCATCTTTATCCCCTTTTTTAGTATAATGATTATATTTACTTATTTTTAAAATTACTTAAAAGTATAAAATTATTTCTCAACAGCTTGAACTTCAACAATTAGTTTTACAGTTTCACTAACTGCAACCCCACCAAACTCTAAAGCTTTGTTCCATTTTAGTCCAAAGTCCATTCTATTTACTTTACCCTCTAATGTAAACCCTACTCTATTGTTTCCATCAAAATCTTTTACTGTAGCAATATCTTCAACATCAAGTTCTACTTCTTTTGTAATCCCTCTCATTGTAAGATCACCAACCATTACACCTTCATCTCCATCTTTTTTATAAGACTTCATTTTAAATGTAATCTCTGGATATTTTTCAGCTGCAAAAAAGTCATCACTTCTTAAGTGATTATCTCTTTTTACAATACCAGTATCAATTGATGTTGCTTTAATTTTTGCTTCTAAAGCATTAAAAGTTTTTGTATCATGGTCAAAATCAATCTTTCCATCATAATCAGTAAAATTACCTTTTACGTTTGTAATCATTAAGTGTTTTACTGAAAAACCTACATCAGAGTGAACCTTATCAAGTGTATGAGGTGTTGCATTTGCAAGAGAAAGTGCAAGTGCCGATGATAATAAGATTTTTGTTAATGACTTCATGTTAGTCTCCTTTTTGAATATCTTCTGAAATTTTAATAAAGTTTTGTTAAGTTATTGTGTAGCACCTGTGTAGATTTATTTTTTCAATGTATGATATACTTTGCTTATGAAAATTTTACTACTAGAAGATGATTTAATATTAAATGAAATAATCGAAGAGTTCTTACAAGATTTAGGATATGACGTTACTTGCGTCTATGATGGGATGAAAGCAAGTGAGATTATGTATGATGAACAATTTGAT carries:
- a CDS encoding YceI family protein → MKSLTKILLSSALALSLANATPHTLDKVHSDVGFSVKHLMITNVKGNFTDYDGKIDFDHDTKTFNALEAKIKATSIDTGIVKRDNHLRSDDFFAAEKYPEITFKMKSYKKDGDEGVMVGDLTMRGITKEVELDVEDIATVKDFDGNNRVGFTLEGKVNRMDFGLKWNKALEFGGVAVSETVKLIVEVQAVEK